Below is a genomic region from Desulfobacter sp..
CTGCACCAACTGCCTTGTAGCCTGGGGATTTGGGGAATACCTTTCCGTTTATTTTCCCCAGATACCGGTCATTGTTTATGCGGTACTGGTGATTCTTTTTCTTTCCCTGATCAATTGGCTGGGAGTGGGGGTGTTTGAAAAGATCCAGGTGGCTATGATGGCCATTTTTATTTTGGCCATGCTCATCTTCGGCATTGGCGGCTGTCTTAACATGGACCCCGGATTGCATACCGAACTTTTTCCCAAAGGGATGGGGGCCTTTATAACGGTGGTCGCCATTGCCTCTTTTTCATGGGGCGGGGTTATTGCCGTTGTCAAGGTGGCAGGTGAAGTGAAAAATCCCAAAAAAAATATCCCGAGAAGCATCATTATCTCCATGATTATTATTGGAACCCTGTACGTCCTGCAGACCTATGCCCTTACCGGTAATTTATTGTGGAGTGAGGCCTCGGCCCTCGGGTCCACTGCCATACTGACGGCGGCGGCAACCTTTCTGCCCCAGTGGGGCGTTAATTTTCTTGCCTTAGGAGCGCTGCTGGCCATGGCCACGACTGTGAACACCATGATTCTCATGGGAGCCCGAGAAATATTTGCCTGGAGCAATGACAAGCTGATTCCGGAGGTCTTCATGAGAATACACCCAAAATACAAAACACCGGAGATGACAATCTTTCTCATTACTTTGCTTTCCATTATTGGGGTTCTGTTCTCGGCAGATCTTGAGAAATACGCACTTATGGTTGTTTTTGGCCTCATGGTGATCCAGTTGCTCGGTGCTTTTGCCGTATTTCGTATGCCAAAGGTTGCCCCGGAGGTCTTTGCCCGTGCGGGTATTCAATTTTCGCCCTTCTGGCGCGGGTTTACCTGGATCGGTTGTTTTATTGTATTTTTGGGAATTTTCATATTCGGATTCCTGGCCGACTACGTCACCGGTTTTGTCTTCTTAGGCATTTGGTTAAGTTCCATACTGTATTGGTTTGTCCGAAAAAAGTATCTTGAAAGACAGGGAATAAAAATATCTGATACCCTAAGGCAAAAACTCCCACAGACTTCACATACAGAAACATAGGTATGATAAATGACTTATCCGAAGAACAGATCAGAACAATGCTGCATCAGTGGTTGAAAGCCTGAAACCAATATGATCTTGTGGGAGACCCCTTTGTCCAAACAGGCCGGGGGGCAGAACCAACCCCGGGGGAAAAGGAAAAACAGGTGTACACCATGGGCCTGCACGCTTATTTCCTGGAATTTTACAATCATGATCAAAAAATCTCCCTTAAAATTGAGGGCATTACCCCGGACATGGCGCGTCTTTTAAAAGGGCGTTCAAAATTCTGTGTCAGTTGAATCAAAGCTGATATACTCAGCTAAATAAGGAGAACTGACATGACCGAAGACAACACCGAATTTGATTTTCAAAAAGCTCTTAAAGGTATTCAGGAAGGTAAACCCTTCACAGGTAAGGGCGGCGTCCTTACATCATTAATCAAAAATCTTGCGGAAGCTGCTCTTGAAGGAGAGTTGGAGTCCCATCTCGGACAGGAAATTTCTGCCAACCGCCGTAATGGAAAAAGCAGAAAGACCATTAAGTCCCTGGATGGTAAATTTGAGCTAAAAACCCCACGTGACAGGGCCGGAACCTTCTCTCCACAAATCGTCAAAAAACACCAAACAACGCTCAGCGATGAAATTGAAAGAAAGATAATAGCCCTTTACGGCCTGGGCATGAGCTATAATAACATGGCTGCCCATTTACAGGAAATCTATGGACTTGAGATTTCAAATGCCACCCTTAGCGCTATTACCGATAAAATTATTCATACCGTTAAAGAATGGCAGGCCAGGCCGTTGGAAAATGTGTACCCAATCATATGGCTTGATGCCATACATTATAAAGTACGAGAAAACGGAAAGGTCGGCAGCAAAGCCGTTTACACAATTCTTGGGGTGAATATCGAGGGCCGCAAAGAGGTTCTTGGGCTGTACATATCCGAGAATGAGGGTGCGAACTTCTGGCTGCAGGTGTTAACAGACCTTTCAAACCGAGGGGTAAAAGATATCCTGATTGCCTGTGTTGATGATCTAAAAGGTTTTCCCGAGGCCATTGAGACCATATTCCCGGACACAGAAGTTCAACTCTGCGTAGTCCACCAGATCCGAGAGGGCGTTCAAAATTCTGTGTCAGTTGAATGAAAGCTGATATACTCAGCTAAATAAGGAGAACTGACATGACCGAAGAAAACACCGAATTTGATTTTCAAAAAGCCCTTAAAGGCATCCAGGAAGGTAAACCCTTCACAGGTAAGGGCGGCGTCCTTACATCATTAATCAAAAATCTTGCTGAAGCTGCTCTTGAAGGAGAGTTGGAGTCCCATCTCGGGCAGGAAGTTTCTGCCAACCGCCGTAATGGAAAAAGCAAAAAGACCATTAAATCCCTGGATGGTAAATTTGAGCTGGAAACCCCGCGTGACAGGGCCGGAACCTTCTCTCCACAGATCGTCAAAAAACATCAGACAACGCTCAGCGATGAAATTGAAAGAAAGATAATAGCCCTTTACGGCCTGGGCATGAGTTATAATGATATGGCTTCCCATTTACAGGAAATCTATGGACTTGAGATTTCAAATGCCACTCTGAGCACCATTACCGATAAAATCATCCATACCGTCAAAGAATGGCAGGCCAGGCCGTTGGAAAATGTGTACCCAATCGTATGGCTTGATGCCATACATTATAAAGTACGAGAAAACGGAAAGGTCCGCAGCAAGGCCGTTTACACAATTCTTGGGGTGAATATCGAGGGCCGCAAAGAGGTTCTTGGGCTGTACATATCCGAGAATGAGGGTGCGAACTTCTGGCTGCAGGTGTTAACAGACCTTTCAAACCGAGGGGTAAAAGATATCCTGATTGCCTGTGTTGATGGTCTAAAAGGTTTTCCCGAGGCCATTGAGACCATATTCCCGGACACAGAAGTTCAACTCTGCGTAGTCCACCAGATCCGAAATTCATTGAAATACGTTGGTTCCAAAAATAAAAAGGAATTTATGGCAGATCTAAAACGTGTTTATAAAGCGGTCAATAAGGATCTGGCCGAAGAAGAACTGGATATCTTGGAAAATAAATGGAATGACAAATACCCGATTGTGATAAAATCCTGGCGGAACAACTGGGAACGCCTCAGTCATTTCTTTAAATATCCAGAAGAGATTCGACGGATAATATACACCACAAATACCATTGAGGCTGTGCATCGACAGTTTCGAAAACTGACCAAAACAAAGGGATCATTCCCGAACCAGGACAGCCTGTTAAAGCTGCTTTACATGGGGATCCAGAACGCCAGTAAAAAATGGACAATGCCGATTCAAAATTGGTCACTGACAATTTCCCAGTTGGCAATTTTCTTTGAAGGCCGGCTGGATAAAGAGCTGGGAATTTGATAGGGATTTATTTACAGATGGAAAAGATGGTTCCAGGAACTCCACTCCAGCAAAAGTCAACTCCTCCGACGTGGCTGATTGAAGGCCCATTCTCGGACCTGACTTTTACTTCCGCTGGCGCTGAGGCAGATCCGGGAACCGAAACCGTGACACAGAATTCTGAACATTCCCAACAATCATCAGCATCGACACATTGTCAGATATGGAATCGATATCAACCCTTTGTTTTACTTTGCCTTCTCCCTTAAGTATTAATTTGCGCCTGCCCATATCGTACCTGACCTTGAGTGCTTTGAATTCAGGTTTGTCGGTATACCGCACCCGCACAATGCCGTTTTTCACAACCAAGACGCACGGCTTTTTCTTCACGCCGAAAATGACCTCATCCCCGTTTTTATACCGCTGCTCTATCTGTTTCTGTCTAAAACCTGTCAATTCGTGATTAAGCCGATATAGGGTCTGGTATTTGCCATCTTTGGTGTGGTTGCTGTCCACAGAGAGAATGATCGCAGTTTTATCCTGAAGGTGCAGTTCCAAGGTAAGCTCTTTGCCTTCAAACACATTATTGACCGAATGAACCACCTCGCTACAATAAGAGTACACGACTTGTTCAAAATAGACCTTACGATCTTTGAAGAAAAACCATTGCTCTTTTTCATTAAGTTCAAAGGAATGCTTTTTGATACTGTCTGCATTGAGAAACATCGAATTTTTTCCTAAAAATTATTTTTTTGATAATACCGATCGTAGTGAATAATTTTTTCATTTAATCTTTGTGCAAGAAAAGGACTTGCTTTGCCCAGGTTTTCTAATATCAGCTGCGCCTCCTCTTGGTATGAGATCATCTTTGGTTTATCCCAATGCTGAGGGGGGGGGGCTGTAAATTGGTAATACGATCGCACAGCTTGACCATCCACACTTCTTTTGGCTGTTTTTTTATTCGACAGAAACTGTCTTGCATCTGTGCTGATTTTGACGGCAGCTCAGTATTTTTAGTGAGCGCTAAAATGCCGTTTGCAATGTCAACGCCAAAGTTCTTTTTTATCTCTTCATAGGTGGCGGGTGTGTCTTCCATCGCGTCATGTAACACCGCACATAAAACCAGAAGATCTGGATTGCCGACATCATCGTGGGCAACCGCAGCTGTCGCCTCCATTGCCACCAGACCGAGATGGTTGATATAAGGAATGTCACTTCCCGGTAATCTTTGATCCTTGTGGATATTAGAAGAAAAATGCCATGCCTGCTGATACTTGTTTTGATCCCATATTTTCATAGTCGCTGACTGTACGCTTTTTGTGTTTTTCTCACCCCAGAGTTTATTCTGGCCCACCTTTATCTGTTCTTGCAAAATTAAATTGGCGCCAGTTCCTGAGCCGCATTAAGGTTGCCCTTGTCCATATGCTGCATATACCATAACCAAGCACTTTTTCATAGATTCACAAGTGCTTTTCGCATCTTTCCGGGTAGGTGAAAAATTGTTTATGGATTTGCCCAGGGGAGCGTTTTTAGCAGGGGTCAGGCACCCTCAAGAATGGTCACATTGACCTTTCTCTGCCTTGGCCCGTCAAATTCGCAAAAAAAGATCCCCTGCCAGGTGCCCAGGACCAGTTGCCCCCGGTCCAGGGGAATGGTCTCTGAAGGGCCGAACAGGCTGACCTTGATGTGGGCGGCGGAATTGCCTTCCATATGGGAAAAATTATCGTCCCAGGGGATAACCTTGTTGATGCAGGAGAGAATATCTTTTTCCACGGCAGGATCTGCATTTTCATTGATGGTGACGGCCCCTGTGGTGTGCATGGAATAGACATGGACCAGGCCCTGTTTGATCCCGGAAGCCGTCACCGCCTCTTGGACCTGGGATGTAACATCGATCATCTGGGTACGTGCCTGGGTTTTAACAGAAAACTGCATCATCGTTCCTCCTTTGTCCGGACTGGAGTAAAAAACAAGAAAGACAAGTTTGCTGTCCTAATGCCGGACCCTTTATCCCGCATATTTCACGAATAAAATTGGCTTGGCAAGCAACCATAAATTACTGTATTTAAATAATATTAATATCCAGCTTCCTCAAATTCTGACCTTCAGGTTATGAAAGATTCGGGTTACGGTCGCTACAGTATTACAAACTTTAATTTTAAAAAAACCGGCACAGATCACCTGTAAAGGCGGCCTGTGCCGGCCCGAAAATTTCTCAACCCTGGAAATTACAACTCCAGAGCATTTTTCACGATGTTTTCAGCAGAGAACCCAAATTCTTTGAGCACGGTGCCGCCGGGTGCGGATGCACCAAACCGGTCTATGGAAATGGTCTTTCCCTGGTCTCCCACATACTTGTCCCAGCCCATGGAAATCCCGGCTTCAACGGCCAGGCGTTTGGTGATGCCGGGCGGTAAAATTCTTTCCCGGTAAGGGGCAGAGGCTTTTTCAAAGAGTTCCCACGAGGGTAAAGAGACCACAGAGGCCTTGATATTATGCTCTTTTTCCAGAATTCCCGAGGCTTCAACGCAGATGTGAACCTCGGAACCTGTGGCAATGAGCAGCATCTGGGCCTCTTTGCCTGCATCTTTAACCGTATAACCGCCCCAGATGGAATCTCCGTCTTTTACGGACATGTCCAGGGTGGGCAGTTTCTGGCGGCTTAAAATCAGGGCAGTGGGGCCGTCAGAGCGGGTCAATGCCTTCTGCCAGGCCATGGCCGTCTCATTGGCATCTGCCGGGCGGATCACATTAAGACCGGGGATGGCCCGTAAGGAGGCCAGGTGTTCAACCGGCTGATGGGTGGGGCCATCTTCGCCCACGGCAACGGAATCATGGGTAAACACATAGATAATGGGCAGTTTCATCAAAGAGGCCACCCTTATGGCGCCCCGCATATAATCGGCAAAGACCAGAAAGGTGCCGCCGTAGGGACGGACACCCGAATGCAGGTACATACCGGTCATGATGGCGCCCATGGCATGCTCCCGCACACCAAATCGAATATTTCGTCCCCCCCAGGCCTCTTTTTGAAACTCTTCGGAACAGCTCAGATAGGTCTTATTGGAAGGGGCAAGGTCTGCAGACCCGCCCATGAGTACGGGCAGGTTTTTGGCAATGGCGTTCAGTACCTGGCCGGATGCCGCACGGGTGGCCACAGGACCGTCTTCGGTTTTAAATACCGGAATTTCCTTTTCCCAGCCCTGGGTAAGGAAACCTGAAATCGCATCCACGAAAAGGCCGGCCTCATCCGGGAACTGACCCTTATATTCGCCAAAGACCTCCTGCCATTCACTTTCAGCCTGATCCCCGTAGGCCAGGGCCTTGCGGGTATTTTCCAGCACCTCTTCGGGCACATAAAAATCCTTGTCCTGGGGCAGTCCGTAGAATGCTTTGACCAGTTTGATCTCTTCTGCTCCCAGAGGCGCGCCATGGGCATCCGGGGTATCCTGCTTGTTGGGACTGCCATAGGCAATGTGAGTGGACACCTTGATCAATGAGGGACGGCCAACGGCGTCTTTACCGGCCTGAATGGCCTTTTCAATGGCGCCAAGGTCATTGCCGTCCTCAACTTCCACCACATGCCAGTTCATGGCTTCAAATTTGGCCTTTGTATTTTCAGTAAAGGCGATATCGGTCTTTCCCTCAATGGTGATGGAGTTGTCGTCATAGATGACAATCAGCCGGCCCAGGCCCAGATGGCCTGCCAGGGATGCCGCTTCCATGGTGACCCCTTCCATAAGGTCGCCGTCACCGCAGATGGCATAGGTGTGGTGGTTGATCAATTCCTGGTCTTCCTTGTTGAACCGGGCGGCCATGTGACGTTCGGCCATGGCCATGCCCACGGCATTGGCCACGCCCTGGCCCAGGGGGCCTGTGGTGGTTTCAACTCCGGCGGTTTCCCCGTATTCGGGATGTCCCGGGGTCTTGGAGCCCCATTGTCTGAAATCCTTGAGATCATCCAATTTTAACCCATATCCAAACAAGTAAAGCATGCTGTAAAGCAGGGAAGAACAATGGCCCCCTGAAAGGACAAACCGGTCCCGGTCGATCCATGAGGGATTGGCAGGGTTCTGCTTTAAAAAACGTTTAAACAGCACATAGGCGGCAGGGGCAAGGCCCATGGGTCCGCCGGGATGGCCGGAATTGGCCTTTTGAACCGCATCCATGCACAGAGCGCGAATGGTACTCACCGTCAGTTGATCAAGGGTTTCATTGGCATCAGCCATGGTACAAATCTCCTAAAAAATAGTAAAAAAGTTACAAGGCTCTCATGGATTCAGGTTTTAAAGGAACCTTTCCCTTGAGAGCCTGTGATATCAGTTCAAGTGTTTCTTCCTTGTCCCTGGGCAGCCGGGCCCGGATGGGAAGGTAATTGGAGGCATGATTGGCGTGGAAAAGCCCGTCCGTCAATGTGGTGGCGGCAATCATCGCCCCAAGCTCGGTCAGCATTTCTTCAGGGCCTAAGAGGGGAAATTCCCCGGCCTGGTATTGGTCGTGGAGTTCTGTGCCCGGAATCAGCATCAGGCTTAAGGCGCCCACATATTCAGGATCCATGGCCGTGAGGACCCGGCCGGTTTCCCGGGCATGATCCAAGGAACCTTTTCGGCCCCCAAGGCCCAAAAGCACGGTAACCGAGACCTTGATCCCGGCCGCCTTGAGCTTTTTGCCCATGGTGATCATTTTCTGGGAATCCGCCCCTTTATTGATGGCCTTTAACACCTTGTCATCACCGGATTCAAGGCCCATATAGGCAATTTTCACCCCAAGGTCGCGTAATTGGCGCAGCTCTTCAGGGGTTTTCATCTTGATGCTCTTGGTATTGGCATAGACGCCGATCCGCTCCACCCAGGGCAGGCGGTCTCTTATCCGTTCAAGAATGGGAACCAGCCGTTTCTGGGGAATGATCATGGCATCCCCGTCGCAGAGGAACAACCGGTTCTGGCACCGGCAATTGGCCCTTGCAAACTCAATGTCCTCAAAAATCACATCATCTTT
It encodes:
- a CDS encoding amino acid permease, encoding MPEKLERSISLMGAVGLIVGFVVGGSIFVLIPSLAGMTGPSLYLAYACSALPALFAALYLIQPGSALPVTGANYIAITRWVSPVAGFTSSLAVCIGIICTNCLVAWGFGEYLSVYFPQIPVIVYAVLVILFLSLINWLGVGVFEKIQVAMMAIFILAMLIFGIGGCLNMDPGLHTELFPKGMGAFITVVAIASFSWGGVIAVVKVAGEVKNPKKNIPRSIIISMIIIGTLYVLQTYALTGNLLWSEASALGSTAILTAAATFLPQWGVNFLALGALLAMATTVNTMILMGAREIFAWSNDKLIPEVFMRIHPKYKTPEMTIFLITLLSIIGVLFSADLEKYALMVVFGLMVIQLLGAFAVFRMPKVAPEVFARAGIQFSPFWRGFTWIGCFIVFLGIFIFGFLADYVTGFVFLGIWLSSILYWFVRKKYLERQGIKISDTLRQKLPQTSHTET
- a CDS encoding IS256 family transposase, with the translated sequence MTEDNTEFDFQKALKGIQEGKPFTGKGGVLTSLIKNLAEAALEGELESHLGQEISANRRNGKSRKTIKSLDGKFELKTPRDRAGTFSPQIVKKHQTTLSDEIERKIIALYGLGMSYNNMAAHLQEIYGLEISNATLSAITDKIIHTVKEWQARPLENVYPIIWLDAIHYKVRENGKVGSKAVYTILGVNIEGRKEVLGLYISENEGANFWLQVLTDLSNRGVKDILIACVDDLKGFPEAIETIFPDTEVQLCVVHQIREGVQNSVSVE
- a CDS encoding IS256 family transposase is translated as MTEENTEFDFQKALKGIQEGKPFTGKGGVLTSLIKNLAEAALEGELESHLGQEVSANRRNGKSKKTIKSLDGKFELETPRDRAGTFSPQIVKKHQTTLSDEIERKIIALYGLGMSYNDMASHLQEIYGLEISNATLSTITDKIIHTVKEWQARPLENVYPIVWLDAIHYKVRENGKVRSKAVYTILGVNIEGRKEVLGLYISENEGANFWLQVLTDLSNRGVKDILIACVDGLKGFPEAIETIFPDTEVQLCVVHQIRNSLKYVGSKNKKEFMADLKRVYKAVNKDLAEEELDILENKWNDKYPIVIKSWRNNWERLSHFFKYPEEIRRIIYTTNTIEAVHRQFRKLTKTKGSFPNQDSLLKLLYMGIQNASKKWTMPIQNWSLTISQLAIFFEGRLDKELGI
- a CDS encoding YjbQ family protein, which translates into the protein MQFSVKTQARTQMIDVTSQVQEAVTASGIKQGLVHVYSMHTTGAVTINENADPAVEKDILSCINKVIPWDDNFSHMEGNSAAHIKVSLFGPSETIPLDRGQLVLGTWQGIFFCEFDGPRQRKVNVTILEGA
- the tkt gene encoding transketolase, which codes for MADANETLDQLTVSTIRALCMDAVQKANSGHPGGPMGLAPAAYVLFKRFLKQNPANPSWIDRDRFVLSGGHCSSLLYSMLYLFGYGLKLDDLKDFRQWGSKTPGHPEYGETAGVETTTGPLGQGVANAVGMAMAERHMAARFNKEDQELINHHTYAICGDGDLMEGVTMEAASLAGHLGLGRLIVIYDDNSITIEGKTDIAFTENTKAKFEAMNWHVVEVEDGNDLGAIEKAIQAGKDAVGRPSLIKVSTHIAYGSPNKQDTPDAHGAPLGAEEIKLVKAFYGLPQDKDFYVPEEVLENTRKALAYGDQAESEWQEVFGEYKGQFPDEAGLFVDAISGFLTQGWEKEIPVFKTEDGPVATRAASGQVLNAIAKNLPVLMGGSADLAPSNKTYLSCSEEFQKEAWGGRNIRFGVREHAMGAIMTGMYLHSGVRPYGGTFLVFADYMRGAIRVASLMKLPIIYVFTHDSVAVGEDGPTHQPVEHLASLRAIPGLNVIRPADANETAMAWQKALTRSDGPTALILSRQKLPTLDMSVKDGDSIWGGYTVKDAGKEAQMLLIATGSEVHICVEASGILEKEHNIKASVVSLPSWELFEKASAPYRERILPPGITKRLAVEAGISMGWDKYVGDQGKTISIDRFGASAPGGTVLKEFGFSAENIVKNALEL
- a CDS encoding radical SAM protein; this translates as MHYEGMIIRPPSEANSILLQVTLGCSHNKCTFCGTFRGKRFNIKKDDVIFEDIEFARANCRCQNRLFLCDGDAMIIPQKRLVPILERIRDRLPWVERIGVYANTKSIKMKTPEELRQLRDLGVKIAYMGLESGDDKVLKAINKGADSQKMITMGKKLKAAGIKVSVTVLLGLGGRKGSLDHARETGRVLTAMDPEYVGALSLMLIPGTELHDQYQAGEFPLLGPEEMLTELGAMIAATTLTDGLFHANHASNYLPIRARLPRDKEETLELISQALKGKVPLKPESMRAL